A single Triticum dicoccoides isolate Atlit2015 ecotype Zavitan chromosome 2A, WEW_v2.0, whole genome shotgun sequence DNA region contains:
- the LOC119352722 gene encoding uncharacterized protein LOC119352722 isoform X3, translating into MIAVKVLHSSLGLDNEQFAKEYENLAILQHKNIVRLVGYSHQTLGEFRHHEGRTILIETIQRALCFEYMQNGNLDGFLSDESSEHDWHTRYAIIKGICQGLKHLHEELDAPMYHLDLKPANVLLDENMVPKIADFGLSRIFGGEQTQITKSAIGTPGYVPPEYIDACIISIKFDIFSLGVVIIKIITGPKGYFRSAEMSPQAFIELVREIVSFIKTSNTYFMNNTPIDFETLLCFYVPRWQVHADWKNKLQTTPAYMLEPYCKQVKRCTEIALSCVDADRRKRPSIGVIINMLNETEGNVQLVIKNKKKGPLLEHKQKVMLELTGSDYTSDRPGLDLVIVLDVSHCMSSKEMHQLKTAMRFVIQKLSHMDRLSVVTDAATRLYPLRQMTEASQQELQVLIDGLIAFGGASNIKDGLLTGLKVLAEGKVSTGRVVGIMLMSNGHMNMSDVTQVNVDNVPVYTFGVGAGCRPGVLGPIAAKSMGGTFSHIQDTGYGGLTMAFSQCLAGLLSVLAQDLELTVAPIRDVSRIMKVTAGSYPQTHDDGSVTVRFGNLYSREVRNIIVDLSLPGVDCECTAEILKVTYSYTNSSLDVMMRFVAPSEMLSVWRTSVDVSDIEEKPVELQREEVRLQAAKMIKTATACYYGGNAYAHLVQAQKLLKDQSNPLLRTELGDLLELCKTQETYDEHFRAYALSSESSHCRQRFAARGRSVEAMRLFATPLMGRYLEQAKKFHKDPMMPLPSVDDDVKEEIRNLSVNVKTRGEELQRLSFYVKN; encoded by the exons ATGATTGCTGTGAAGGTACTTCATTCGAGTCTAGGACTTGATAATGAGCAATTCGCAAAGGAGTATGAGAACCTCGCGATTTTGCAACACAAAAACATTGTGCGGTTAGTTGGCTATAGTCATCAAACTCTGGGAGAATTCAGACACCATGAAGGAAGAACGATTTTAATTGAGACGATACAGAGAGCGCTTTGCTTCGAGTATATGCAAAATGGGAACCTTGACGGGTTTCTTTCTG ATGAATCCAGTGAACATGATTGGCACACACGCTATGCAATAATTAAGGGGATTTGTCAGGGATTGAAACATCTTCATGAAGAATTGGATGCTCCTATGTATCATTTGGATTTAAAACCAGCCAATGTACTGCTAGATGAAAATATGGTGCCCAAAATCGCGGATTTTGGCTTGTCAAGGATCTTTGGAGGAGAACAAACACAAATCACAAAAAGTGCTATAGGAACACC TGGGTATGTACCACCGGAATATATAGACGCCTGTATAATCTCCATTAAGTTTGACATATTCAGTTTGGGTGTGGTAATTATAAAGATAATAACAGGACCAAAGGGCTACTTCCGAAGTGCTGAAATGTCTCCCCAAGCATTCATAGAGCTTGTAAGAGAAATTGTTTCCTTTATTAAGACCAGTAATACATATTTCATGAATAATACCCCCATAGATTTCGAAACACTACTGTGCTTTTATGTTCCACGCTGGCAGGTACATGCAGACTGGAAAAATAAGCTACAAACAACACCAGCTTACATGTTGGAGCCATATTGTAAACAAGTAAAGAGATGCACTGAAATAGCTTTAAGCTGTGTGGATGCAGATCGTCGCAAAAGGCCAAGTATAGGGGTAATCATCAATATGTTGAATGAAACAGAAG GAAATGTTCAGCTGGTAATCAAGAACAAGAAAAAGGGACCATTGTTGGAGCATAAACAAAAGGTGATGCTGGAGCTCACAGGCAGCGACTACACCAGTGACCGGCCAGGACTGGACCTGGTGATTGTCCTGGACGTCAGCCACTGCATGTCGAGCAAGGAGATGCACCAGCTTAAGACCGCCATGAGGTTTGTCATACAGAAGCTGAGCCACATGGACCGCCTCTCTGTCGTCACCGATGCCGCCACAAGACTCTACCCCCTGCGACAGATGACCGAGGCCTCGCAGCAGGAGTTGCAGGTGCTCATCGACGGCCTAATAGCCTTTGGCGGTGCCAGCAACATCAAGGACGGCCTACTGACCGGGCTCAAGGTCCTCGCAGAAGGCAAGGTCAGCACCGGTCGTGTAGTCGGCATCATGCTCATGTCCAACGGTCATATGAACATGAGCGACGTTACTCAGGTTAATGTGGACAACGTGCCTGTCTACACATTTGGTGTCGGAGCAGGCTGCAGACCTGGGGTGCTCGGTCCGATCGCGGCCAAAAGCATGGGGGGGACGTTCTCCCACATCCAGGACACTGGTTATGGAGGCCTGACCATGGCTTTCTCCCAGTGCCTTGCCGGGCTGCTTAGTGTCTTGGCTCAGGACCTCGAACTGACGGTGGCACCCATCAGAGATGTATCAAGAATAATGAAGGTGACCGCCGGGAGCTACCCGCAAACTCACGACGACGGTTCGGTGACAGTCAGGTTCGGCAACCTATACAGCAGGGAAGTGCGCAACATCATTGTGGACCTCTCCCTCCCCGGAGTCGACTGCGAGTGCACTGCCGAGATTCTCAAGGTGACATACTCATACACCAACAG CTCTTTAGATGTAATGATGCGGTTTGTGGCGCCTTCCGAGATGCTCAGTGTGTGGCGCACCAGTGTGGATGTCTCAGACATAGAGGAGAAGCCGGTGGAGTTACAGAGGGAGGAGGTCCGTCTGCAGGCGGCGAAAATGATCAAGACGGCGACAGCCTGCTACTATGGGGGCAATGCCTATGCCCATCTAGTGCAGGCCCAGAAATTACTGAAGGATCAGTCCAACCCGCTGCTCAGGACCGAGCTGGGTGATCTCTTGGAGCTCTGCAAGACCCAAGAGACCTATGATGAGCACTTCCGCGCCTATGCGTTGTCGTCTGAGTCTTCACACTGCCGGCAGCGTTTTGCTGCGAGGGGCCGTAGCGTCGAAGCCATGCGGCTGTTTGCGACGCCACTTATGGGCAGGTACCTGGAGCAGGCCAAGAAGTTCCACAAGGACCCGATGATGCCACTGCcgtcggtggacgacgacgtcaagGAGGAAATCCGTAATCTTTCGGTTAATGTCAAAACTAGGGGAGAAGAGCTGCAGAGACTGAGCTTTTACGTGAAGAACTAA
- the LOC119352722 gene encoding uncharacterized protein LOC119352722 isoform X1 translates to MDDVSRAPRVLSFQLLNEITKNFSADMKVGAGSYGNVYKGEHKNGEMIAVKVLHSSLGLDNEQFAKEYENLAILQHKNIVRLVGYSHQTLGEFRHHEGRTILIETIQRALCFEYMQNGNLDGFLSDESSEHDWHTRYAIIKGICQGLKHLHEELDAPMYHLDLKPANVLLDENMVPKIADFGLSRIFGGEQTQITKSAIGTPGYVPPEYIDACIISIKFDIFSLGVVIIKIITGPKGYFRSAEMSPQAFIELVREIVSFIKTSNTYFMNNTPIDFETLLCFYVPRWQVHADWKNKLQTTPAYMLEPYCKQVKRCTEIALSCVDADRRKRPSIGVIINMLNETEGNVQLVIKNKKKGPLLEHKQKVMLELTGSDYTSDRPGLDLVIVLDVSHCMSSKEMHQLKTAMRFVIQKLSHMDRLSVVTDAATRLYPLRQMTEASQQELQVLIDGLIAFGGASNIKDGLLTGLKVLAEGKVSTGRVVGIMLMSNGHMNMSDVTQVNVDNVPVYTFGVGAGCRPGVLGPIAAKSMGGTFSHIQDTGYGGLTMAFSQCLAGLLSVLAQDLELTVAPIRDVSRIMKVTAGSYPQTHDDGSVTVRFGNLYSREVRNIIVDLSLPGVDCECTAEILKVTYSYTNSSLDVMMRFVAPSEMLSVWRTSVDVSDIEEKPVELQREEVRLQAAKMIKTATACYYGGNAYAHLVQAQKLLKDQSNPLLRTELGDLLELCKTQETYDEHFRAYALSSESSHCRQRFAARGRSVEAMRLFATPLMGRYLEQAKKFHKDPMMPLPSVDDDVKEEIRNLSVNVKTRGEELQRLSFYVKN, encoded by the exons ATGGACGATGTAAGTAGAGCGCCAAGGGTTCTGTCGTTCCAGTTATTAAACGAAATTACAAAAAATTTCTCTGCGGATATGAAAGTTGGCGCTGGTTCGTATGGAAATGTTTATAAG GGAGAGCACAAAAATGGGGAAATGATTGCTGTGAAGGTACTTCATTCGAGTCTAGGACTTGATAATGAGCAATTCGCAAAGGAGTATGAGAACCTCGCGATTTTGCAACACAAAAACATTGTGCGGTTAGTTGGCTATAGTCATCAAACTCTGGGAGAATTCAGACACCATGAAGGAAGAACGATTTTAATTGAGACGATACAGAGAGCGCTTTGCTTCGAGTATATGCAAAATGGGAACCTTGACGGGTTTCTTTCTG ATGAATCCAGTGAACATGATTGGCACACACGCTATGCAATAATTAAGGGGATTTGTCAGGGATTGAAACATCTTCATGAAGAATTGGATGCTCCTATGTATCATTTGGATTTAAAACCAGCCAATGTACTGCTAGATGAAAATATGGTGCCCAAAATCGCGGATTTTGGCTTGTCAAGGATCTTTGGAGGAGAACAAACACAAATCACAAAAAGTGCTATAGGAACACC TGGGTATGTACCACCGGAATATATAGACGCCTGTATAATCTCCATTAAGTTTGACATATTCAGTTTGGGTGTGGTAATTATAAAGATAATAACAGGACCAAAGGGCTACTTCCGAAGTGCTGAAATGTCTCCCCAAGCATTCATAGAGCTTGTAAGAGAAATTGTTTCCTTTATTAAGACCAGTAATACATATTTCATGAATAATACCCCCATAGATTTCGAAACACTACTGTGCTTTTATGTTCCACGCTGGCAGGTACATGCAGACTGGAAAAATAAGCTACAAACAACACCAGCTTACATGTTGGAGCCATATTGTAAACAAGTAAAGAGATGCACTGAAATAGCTTTAAGCTGTGTGGATGCAGATCGTCGCAAAAGGCCAAGTATAGGGGTAATCATCAATATGTTGAATGAAACAGAAG GAAATGTTCAGCTGGTAATCAAGAACAAGAAAAAGGGACCATTGTTGGAGCATAAACAAAAGGTGATGCTGGAGCTCACAGGCAGCGACTACACCAGTGACCGGCCAGGACTGGACCTGGTGATTGTCCTGGACGTCAGCCACTGCATGTCGAGCAAGGAGATGCACCAGCTTAAGACCGCCATGAGGTTTGTCATACAGAAGCTGAGCCACATGGACCGCCTCTCTGTCGTCACCGATGCCGCCACAAGACTCTACCCCCTGCGACAGATGACCGAGGCCTCGCAGCAGGAGTTGCAGGTGCTCATCGACGGCCTAATAGCCTTTGGCGGTGCCAGCAACATCAAGGACGGCCTACTGACCGGGCTCAAGGTCCTCGCAGAAGGCAAGGTCAGCACCGGTCGTGTAGTCGGCATCATGCTCATGTCCAACGGTCATATGAACATGAGCGACGTTACTCAGGTTAATGTGGACAACGTGCCTGTCTACACATTTGGTGTCGGAGCAGGCTGCAGACCTGGGGTGCTCGGTCCGATCGCGGCCAAAAGCATGGGGGGGACGTTCTCCCACATCCAGGACACTGGTTATGGAGGCCTGACCATGGCTTTCTCCCAGTGCCTTGCCGGGCTGCTTAGTGTCTTGGCTCAGGACCTCGAACTGACGGTGGCACCCATCAGAGATGTATCAAGAATAATGAAGGTGACCGCCGGGAGCTACCCGCAAACTCACGACGACGGTTCGGTGACAGTCAGGTTCGGCAACCTATACAGCAGGGAAGTGCGCAACATCATTGTGGACCTCTCCCTCCCCGGAGTCGACTGCGAGTGCACTGCCGAGATTCTCAAGGTGACATACTCATACACCAACAG CTCTTTAGATGTAATGATGCGGTTTGTGGCGCCTTCCGAGATGCTCAGTGTGTGGCGCACCAGTGTGGATGTCTCAGACATAGAGGAGAAGCCGGTGGAGTTACAGAGGGAGGAGGTCCGTCTGCAGGCGGCGAAAATGATCAAGACGGCGACAGCCTGCTACTATGGGGGCAATGCCTATGCCCATCTAGTGCAGGCCCAGAAATTACTGAAGGATCAGTCCAACCCGCTGCTCAGGACCGAGCTGGGTGATCTCTTGGAGCTCTGCAAGACCCAAGAGACCTATGATGAGCACTTCCGCGCCTATGCGTTGTCGTCTGAGTCTTCACACTGCCGGCAGCGTTTTGCTGCGAGGGGCCGTAGCGTCGAAGCCATGCGGCTGTTTGCGACGCCACTTATGGGCAGGTACCTGGAGCAGGCCAAGAAGTTCCACAAGGACCCGATGATGCCACTGCcgtcggtggacgacgacgtcaagGAGGAAATCCGTAATCTTTCGGTTAATGTCAAAACTAGGGGAGAAGAGCTGCAGAGACTGAGCTTTTACGTGAAGAACTAA
- the LOC119352722 gene encoding uncharacterized protein LOC119352722 isoform X2, giving the protein MDDVSRAPRVLSFQLLNEITKNFSADMKVGAGSYGNVYKGEHKNGEMIAVKVLHSSLGLDNEQFAKEYENLAILQHKNIVRLVGYSHQTLGEFRHHEGRTILIETIQRALCFEYMQNGNLDGFLSDESSEHDWHTRYAIIKGICQGLKHLHEELDAPMYHLDLKPANVLLDENMVPKIADFGLSRIFGGEQTQITKSAIGTPGYVPPEYIDACIISIKFDIFSLGVVIIKIITGPKGYFRSAEMSPQAFIELVHADWKNKLQTTPAYMLEPYCKQVKRCTEIALSCVDADRRKRPSIGVIINMLNETEGNVQLVIKNKKKGPLLEHKQKVMLELTGSDYTSDRPGLDLVIVLDVSHCMSSKEMHQLKTAMRFVIQKLSHMDRLSVVTDAATRLYPLRQMTEASQQELQVLIDGLIAFGGASNIKDGLLTGLKVLAEGKVSTGRVVGIMLMSNGHMNMSDVTQVNVDNVPVYTFGVGAGCRPGVLGPIAAKSMGGTFSHIQDTGYGGLTMAFSQCLAGLLSVLAQDLELTVAPIRDVSRIMKVTAGSYPQTHDDGSVTVRFGNLYSREVRNIIVDLSLPGVDCECTAEILKVTYSYTNSSLDVMMRFVAPSEMLSVWRTSVDVSDIEEKPVELQREEVRLQAAKMIKTATACYYGGNAYAHLVQAQKLLKDQSNPLLRTELGDLLELCKTQETYDEHFRAYALSSESSHCRQRFAARGRSVEAMRLFATPLMGRYLEQAKKFHKDPMMPLPSVDDDVKEEIRNLSVNVKTRGEELQRLSFYVKN; this is encoded by the exons ATGGACGATGTAAGTAGAGCGCCAAGGGTTCTGTCGTTCCAGTTATTAAACGAAATTACAAAAAATTTCTCTGCGGATATGAAAGTTGGCGCTGGTTCGTATGGAAATGTTTATAAG GGAGAGCACAAAAATGGGGAAATGATTGCTGTGAAGGTACTTCATTCGAGTCTAGGACTTGATAATGAGCAATTCGCAAAGGAGTATGAGAACCTCGCGATTTTGCAACACAAAAACATTGTGCGGTTAGTTGGCTATAGTCATCAAACTCTGGGAGAATTCAGACACCATGAAGGAAGAACGATTTTAATTGAGACGATACAGAGAGCGCTTTGCTTCGAGTATATGCAAAATGGGAACCTTGACGGGTTTCTTTCTG ATGAATCCAGTGAACATGATTGGCACACACGCTATGCAATAATTAAGGGGATTTGTCAGGGATTGAAACATCTTCATGAAGAATTGGATGCTCCTATGTATCATTTGGATTTAAAACCAGCCAATGTACTGCTAGATGAAAATATGGTGCCCAAAATCGCGGATTTTGGCTTGTCAAGGATCTTTGGAGGAGAACAAACACAAATCACAAAAAGTGCTATAGGAACACC TGGGTATGTACCACCGGAATATATAGACGCCTGTATAATCTCCATTAAGTTTGACATATTCAGTTTGGGTGTGGTAATTATAAAGATAATAACAGGACCAAAGGGCTACTTCCGAAGTGCTGAAATGTCTCCCCAAGCATTCATAGAGCTT GTACATGCAGACTGGAAAAATAAGCTACAAACAACACCAGCTTACATGTTGGAGCCATATTGTAAACAAGTAAAGAGATGCACTGAAATAGCTTTAAGCTGTGTGGATGCAGATCGTCGCAAAAGGCCAAGTATAGGGGTAATCATCAATATGTTGAATGAAACAGAAG GAAATGTTCAGCTGGTAATCAAGAACAAGAAAAAGGGACCATTGTTGGAGCATAAACAAAAGGTGATGCTGGAGCTCACAGGCAGCGACTACACCAGTGACCGGCCAGGACTGGACCTGGTGATTGTCCTGGACGTCAGCCACTGCATGTCGAGCAAGGAGATGCACCAGCTTAAGACCGCCATGAGGTTTGTCATACAGAAGCTGAGCCACATGGACCGCCTCTCTGTCGTCACCGATGCCGCCACAAGACTCTACCCCCTGCGACAGATGACCGAGGCCTCGCAGCAGGAGTTGCAGGTGCTCATCGACGGCCTAATAGCCTTTGGCGGTGCCAGCAACATCAAGGACGGCCTACTGACCGGGCTCAAGGTCCTCGCAGAAGGCAAGGTCAGCACCGGTCGTGTAGTCGGCATCATGCTCATGTCCAACGGTCATATGAACATGAGCGACGTTACTCAGGTTAATGTGGACAACGTGCCTGTCTACACATTTGGTGTCGGAGCAGGCTGCAGACCTGGGGTGCTCGGTCCGATCGCGGCCAAAAGCATGGGGGGGACGTTCTCCCACATCCAGGACACTGGTTATGGAGGCCTGACCATGGCTTTCTCCCAGTGCCTTGCCGGGCTGCTTAGTGTCTTGGCTCAGGACCTCGAACTGACGGTGGCACCCATCAGAGATGTATCAAGAATAATGAAGGTGACCGCCGGGAGCTACCCGCAAACTCACGACGACGGTTCGGTGACAGTCAGGTTCGGCAACCTATACAGCAGGGAAGTGCGCAACATCATTGTGGACCTCTCCCTCCCCGGAGTCGACTGCGAGTGCACTGCCGAGATTCTCAAGGTGACATACTCATACACCAACAG CTCTTTAGATGTAATGATGCGGTTTGTGGCGCCTTCCGAGATGCTCAGTGTGTGGCGCACCAGTGTGGATGTCTCAGACATAGAGGAGAAGCCGGTGGAGTTACAGAGGGAGGAGGTCCGTCTGCAGGCGGCGAAAATGATCAAGACGGCGACAGCCTGCTACTATGGGGGCAATGCCTATGCCCATCTAGTGCAGGCCCAGAAATTACTGAAGGATCAGTCCAACCCGCTGCTCAGGACCGAGCTGGGTGATCTCTTGGAGCTCTGCAAGACCCAAGAGACCTATGATGAGCACTTCCGCGCCTATGCGTTGTCGTCTGAGTCTTCACACTGCCGGCAGCGTTTTGCTGCGAGGGGCCGTAGCGTCGAAGCCATGCGGCTGTTTGCGACGCCACTTATGGGCAGGTACCTGGAGCAGGCCAAGAAGTTCCACAAGGACCCGATGATGCCACTGCcgtcggtggacgacgacgtcaagGAGGAAATCCGTAATCTTTCGGTTAATGTCAAAACTAGGGGAGAAGAGCTGCAGAGACTGAGCTTTTACGTGAAGAACTAA